The Prochlorococcus marinus str. MIT 1214 sequence GCCTAGAGAATCAAGTTCAACAAAGAGAAGGAGATATAGATGGAGGTGAATTTCGATCTGTTTCCCTAGAAGGACTTTCATCTCTTGTTAGGTTGGGGAAATTTGGAACATATCTGGAATCAAAGCAACTTGGTGAAAATGGTAAGCCCATAACAGCTACTCTTCCACAGGAAATTACTCCTGCAGACTTGGACGAGGATATCGCAGAGATGATTTTAAAACAAAAAGCTGAGGGTCCTGAATCCCTTGGAGTTGATCCTGACAGTGGACAGAACTTATATCTATTGAATGGTAGATATGGTCATTTTGTTCAAAGGGGTTTAGTAGTCGAATTGAAAGACCTTGGAATTCCAAAAGGTAAGAAAAAACTTGGAAATCTTCGCTTGTTTAAAAGTAGTCAATATGGACTCTATCTGAAGCAGGATTCATCAAAGGTTCAGGTTTTGTTGCCAGAGAATATACAAGAGGACGATATAGATGTTGAAACAGCACTGCAATATCTAGATGATAAATCATTAAAAAAAGCTCCGAATCCCAAAAGGACTTCATTACCAAAAAATTTAAAACCAGAAAATTTGACCTTCGAGGAGGCCCTTGGATTAATTCAACTACCACGTCTACTTGGACAACATCCCGAGGGAGGTAGAGTTCAATCAAGCTTGGGTAGATTTGGACCCTATGTAGTTTGGAGTAAAGATGGGGGTGAGAAAGATTATCGTTCAATTAAGGGCGAAGATGACGTTTTGCAAGTTACTCTAGAAAGAGCTCTTGAGCTTTTATCTATCCCCAAACGAGGGAGAGGCGGAAGAACTGCTTTGAAGGAACTTGGTATACCAGAGGGAGAAAAAGAAACTATCCAATTATTTAATGGCCCTTATGGCTTGTATGTTAAACAGGGCAAAGTAAATGCTTCTCTACCAGAGGGCAAAAGCGCAGAAGATATCACTATTGAGGAAGCTATTGAATTATTAGCAGCTAAGAAATCAAGTAAAAAGACAACATCTAAGAAAAAGAGTTCTACACAAAAGGCAACAAAGTCAACAAAGAAAGATTTAAATTCATCATCATCAAAAAAAAGTAGTGATCGAAAAGCCCCTTCTATTACTAAGACAGGACGTCTAAGAGCCAGTAAAGTAAGGGTAATTAAAACAAAATAGAATTTTGAATATTTCAAGATTAGTTGAGAAAATATTTATTAGATCATTTCTAATAGTTACCCTTTTTCCACTTCAATCATGCTCAAATACTCTAATTGGCGAAAAGTTGGAAAATAGTTTTGATACTACTGAAAATTCAACAACCATAGTAAAAGCTAATAATAAGCCACAAAAACTTAATGAAAAAACAAAAATTAAATTAAGAATAAAAGATGATAAGAAAGAAAATCAAAATGATTTTGCTAAAATTACCAAAGATAATTCGATATCTAATAAAGATAGAGTTAGTCAAAAACCAACCACATCATTAAAGAAGACAATTTTTAATCCACAGCCATACAGAATTATTTTAAGATTATCAGGTGCAAACCCCTCTGCACCTGCTGAGACTGTTACTGAAGCCCTGAGAAAAGCAGGTGTTCAATTTGAGGTGGAAAAGATCGAACGTTTTGATGAGAAGAATTTCTCAAATAATACATCTCTGAAAAGAAAATAATTTTGACGTTAGATAACAAAAACTTTTTTAAAGGCCGATCTCTGTATAAAGCTCCTCTTAGTAAGAGAAAAGCCTTGAAAATCGTTGAGGCCTCTTATCTTGCTGCTGCAACAGCTTTGATTTGGATAGCTCTTTATTATTTGCCTATTGGCGGAGCTGTTTTTCGTCTTGCTTTACCATTGCCATTAGCTCTTCTTCAGATTAGGAGAGGTGTTAAAACTGGTATTGAGGGAGTAACAATATGCGTAATGTTATTAACTTCTCTGATGGGTCCGCTTAGAGGACCTTTAGTTCTTTTCCCCTATGGATTTCTTTCCTTATGGCTAGGATATAGTTGGCAAAGGGGTTGGAATTGGTGGTTAAGTTGGAGTGTTGGAGTCTCAATTGGAACGATGGGTTTTCTAGTTAGGGTCTTCGCGTTATCTGTGTTGGTTGGTGAGAATTTATGGGTTATCCTTACTCGTGCTGGAGCATCATTGCTTGAAAAAGGAATAGACATTTTCAATCTTTCTTTTACTCCGGATATGAGACAAGTTCAAATAGTTGCACTATGTTTAATTATTACTCAAGAAATCGTTTACGTTCTTTGTTTACATGCTTTGGCGTATTGGATTTTCCCTAGGCTAAAGTCATCAATACCTGAACCACCCGCTTTGCTAGAAAATTTATTATCTCTAGAATCTAACTAATTAAAAATGGTAGTAGACACCTATATTTTGTTGTCGTCAGGAGTCTTGGCTTTTGGAGAAGGCCACCAAGAGCAAAATGTTGATGAAAGAGTTCAGAGATGGCAAGAAAATATTACGAATATGGCTTTCTTTTTAATTCTTGCTGGATCTCAAACAGCAGAGATTGAGGGGATTTCTGCTGCTGGCGCAACTGCTATTTCTAGACGTTATACAGCTGTCG is a genomic window containing:
- a CDS encoding DUF2232 domain-containing protein — protein: MTLDNKNFFKGRSLYKAPLSKRKALKIVEASYLAAATALIWIALYYLPIGGAVFRLALPLPLALLQIRRGVKTGIEGVTICVMLLTSLMGPLRGPLVLFPYGFLSLWLGYSWQRGWNWWLSWSVGVSIGTMGFLVRVFALSVLVGENLWVILTRAGASLLEKGIDIFNLSFTPDMRQVQIVALCLIITQEIVYVLCLHALAYWIFPRLKSSIPEPPALLENLLSLESN